From a single Rutidosis leptorrhynchoides isolate AG116_Rl617_1_P2 chromosome 5, CSIRO_AGI_Rlap_v1, whole genome shotgun sequence genomic region:
- the LOC139849141 gene encoding uncharacterized protein translates to MDQEDVARNSHTIFRRRRLQRDRIDTGNRLYNDYFSKNPTFPGDYFRNRYRMSKSLFNRIGHAILSYESQPKPDYFKYFEQRFDATGQLGFNIFQKCTLTIRQLAYGIAPDPFDEYLHMGASTSRDCLNNYCKCIIHMFAREYLRKPTEEDVRRLHAKHLEMHGFPGMLGSLDCTHWAWKNCPVAWQGHYHRGDHEGPTIMLEAVASYDM, encoded by the coding sequence atGGACCAAGAAGATGTAGCTCGAAATTCTCATACAATTTTTAGAAGACGTCGGTTACAAAGAGATCGAATTGATACCGGTAATCGTTTGTACAATGACTATTTCTCAAAAAATCCAACATTTCCGGGTGATTATTTTCGAAATCGATACCGAATGAGTAAGTCATTGTTTAATCGTATTGGTCATGCTATTCTATCATACGAATCTCAACCGAAACCCGATTATTTTAAATATTTTGAACAACGTTTTGATGCAACCGGTCAACTCGGTTTCAATATTTTTCAAAAGTGTACATTGACGATACGTCAATTGGCATATGGCATTGCGCCTGATCCATTCGATGAATATTTACACATGGGCGCATCTACATCTCGTGACTGTTTAAACAATTATTGTAAATGTATTATTCATATGTTTGCGCGAGAATATTTAAGGAAACCAACTGAAGAAGATGTTCGTCGATTGCATGCCAAACATTTGGAGATGCACGGTTTTCCGGGGATGTTAGGTAGTCTTGATTGCACGCACTGGGCTTGGAAAAATTGTCCAGTTGCGTGGCAAGGGCATTACCACAGGGGTGATCATGAAGGACCAACAATAATGCTCGAGGCGGTTGCGTCCTACGATATGTGA